One region of Terricaulis silvestris genomic DNA includes:
- a CDS encoding TetR family transcriptional regulator, with amino-acid sequence MSTDSIRDRILDATVDVLRRHGPAKTGVVDVARALDMSHSNVYKHFASKSALFDAVAERWLANVMAPLSKITADKKTPAPKRLKAWVRTLAEIKRKKVLDDPELFAVYRSITENAHTVVAAHVKHMHDELAEILRDGVREGAWRVSDPNKTAALILNATSRFHHPAMVALHGAETDLKQMDALSDLLIAGLQS; translated from the coding sequence GTGAGCACCGACTCAATCCGCGACCGCATTCTCGACGCCACCGTCGACGTGCTGCGACGCCACGGCCCCGCCAAAACGGGCGTCGTTGACGTCGCGCGCGCGCTCGATATGAGCCACTCCAACGTCTACAAACACTTCGCGTCGAAGAGCGCGCTGTTCGACGCCGTCGCCGAACGCTGGCTCGCCAACGTGATGGCGCCGCTCTCGAAGATCACCGCCGACAAGAAAACGCCCGCGCCGAAACGGCTCAAAGCCTGGGTGCGCACTTTAGCTGAAATCAAGCGCAAGAAAGTGCTCGACGATCCAGAGCTGTTCGCCGTCTACCGCTCCATCACCGAGAACGCCCACACCGTCGTCGCCGCGCACGTGAAGCACATGCACGACGAACTCGCGGAAATCCTCCGCGACGGCGTCCGCGAAGGCGCCTGGCGCGTCAGCGATCCGAACAAGACCGCCGCGCTCATCCTCAACGCCACGTCCCGCTTCCACCACCCCGCCATGGTCGCGCTGCATGGCGCCGAGACGGACTTGAAGCAGATGGACGCACTAAGCGATCTGCTGATCGCGGGACTGCAGAGCTAA
- a CDS encoding CC_3452 family protein: MLRRLLIVAGLIFVAASSADAQTPVARRFIYTAQLNGDALATGQVDAGGIVWQCSGRTCTVTGPWPAPGVPACVALAARVGAIASYGRPGAVLNATQLAQCNAQVRPRITLDPSVVRAPRPRVIVPSISGPTPSNPSPAPSASSVSVRTATMTVTGTGALGGGFSPVMVRTNTMTLTGTGALAPGEFAPVTVRTQTMTLTGAPP, from the coding sequence ATGTTGCGACGCCTTCTCATTGTAGCGGGCCTGATCTTTGTGGCGGCATCGAGCGCTGATGCGCAGACGCCGGTTGCCCGCCGTTTCATTTACACAGCACAACTGAACGGCGACGCGCTGGCGACGGGCCAAGTCGATGCTGGCGGAATCGTTTGGCAGTGCAGTGGGCGGACCTGCACGGTGACGGGGCCGTGGCCCGCGCCGGGCGTGCCGGCGTGCGTAGCGTTGGCGGCGCGTGTGGGCGCGATCGCGTCCTATGGACGCCCCGGCGCTGTGCTCAACGCGACGCAACTGGCGCAGTGCAACGCCCAGGTGCGGCCGCGCATAACACTTGATCCGTCGGTGGTCCGTGCGCCGCGGCCGCGCGTGATCGTACCGAGTATTTCTGGCCCCACGCCGAGCAATCCCTCTCCGGCGCCGAGTGCTTCCAGCGTCAGTGTGCGCACGGCGACGATGACTGTGACCGGCACCGGCGCGCTGGGCGGCGGATTCAGTCCGGTAATGGTGCGGACCAATACAATGACTTTAACGGGAACGGGCGCGCTGGCGCCGGGCGAGTTCGCGCCCGTCACAGTGCGCACGCAAACGATGACTCTGACCGGAGCGCCGCCATGA
- a CDS encoding TIR domain-containing protein produces the protein MLAGWQTRNTELEQQLSMAIARITDLEKAVAAAKVGIPAGARRDEHDVFVSYRREQKEAVRKLVDRLRMDGLVVWWDADIPAQAPWEETIEKNISNSKVVVVCWSHEATKSESVKAEARYGRDRNKLIQVFLDDCQPPMFFGERQGFHFANWSGDVAHDCYRHLLEGIRIQL, from the coding sequence ATGCTCGCGGGTTGGCAAACCAGAAACACTGAGTTGGAACAGCAGCTGTCGATGGCGATTGCTCGCATAACTGATCTCGAAAAGGCGGTTGCTGCTGCCAAGGTCGGAATTCCGGCAGGCGCAAGGCGAGACGAACACGACGTGTTTGTTTCTTATCGGCGTGAGCAAAAAGAAGCTGTCCGGAAATTGGTAGATAGATTGCGGATGGATGGACTAGTCGTCTGGTGGGATGCTGACATCCCTGCCCAAGCGCCATGGGAAGAGACAATTGAGAAGAACATCTCGAACTCGAAAGTAGTAGTCGTCTGTTGGTCCCACGAGGCAACAAAGAGCGAGAGCGTGAAGGCAGAGGCGAGGTATGGCAGAGATAGAAACAAGCTGATTCAGGTCTTTTTGGATGACTGCCAACCACCGATGTTCTTCGGAGAGCGCCAGGGATTCCATTTTGCAAATTGGAGTGGCGATGTCGCGCACGATTGCTACCGCCACCTATTAGAGGGAATAAGAATTCAGCTTTGA